A window of the Deltaproteobacteria bacterium genome harbors these coding sequences:
- a CDS encoding pirin family protein — MESQPSAPLFTGNPIQGIRPLPASGPWPTQDPFLFCVHHNDRYPSGNPESGPNASLAGRQLGQDFSGIDGWSMYHGQTVPGFPRHPHRGFETVTVMQEGLVDHSDSLGGAARYGAGDVQWLTAGRGINHAEMFPLLRQDGPNPFDFFQIWLNLPAKNKMAEPHFSMLWNKDVPELRHTDSAGHETKIRIIAGNFNTTKALNPPPNSWAAQADTGVGIWTIELAPNAEWVLPATQKNSLRALYLVDGNPLNLAGEELDQKVQVLLHPSANITIQNGARKSRLLLLQGRPIGEPVVQHGPFVMNTREEIVQAFEDYRATQFGGWPWSGSDPTHGRGSKRFAKHPDNSREEPI; from the coding sequence ATGGAATCACAACCAAGCGCCCCACTCTTCACAGGAAACCCAATTCAAGGCATTCGGCCACTGCCCGCGTCTGGACCTTGGCCCACCCAAGACCCCTTTTTGTTCTGTGTGCATCATAACGACCGATACCCCTCTGGCAATCCTGAGAGTGGTCCCAATGCAAGCCTCGCCGGTCGCCAGCTTGGTCAAGACTTTTCGGGAATAGACGGCTGGAGCATGTACCACGGCCAAACCGTACCTGGTTTTCCGCGGCACCCGCACCGGGGCTTTGAAACCGTCACCGTGATGCAGGAGGGTCTTGTTGACCATTCTGACTCCTTGGGTGGAGCCGCGCGATACGGCGCGGGGGACGTTCAGTGGTTAACCGCAGGGCGCGGTATCAATCACGCTGAGATGTTCCCCTTGCTGCGCCAGGATGGTCCCAACCCATTCGATTTCTTTCAAATTTGGCTCAACTTACCGGCTAAAAATAAAATGGCAGAGCCCCATTTCTCGATGCTTTGGAACAAGGATGTTCCCGAATTGAGACACACCGATTCGGCGGGCCATGAAACGAAGATTCGAATCATCGCGGGAAATTTTAACACGACTAAAGCCCTGAACCCGCCGCCAAACTCATGGGCAGCGCAAGCCGATACCGGCGTTGGCATCTGGACTATTGAGCTTGCTCCCAATGCAGAGTGGGTACTTCCAGCCACACAGAAAAACTCACTGCGGGCTCTCTACCTTGTGGACGGAAACCCGCTGAACCTCGCAGGCGAAGAACTCGACCAAAAAGTCCAGGTGCTGCTCCACCCATCGGCCAACATCACCATCCAAAACGGGGCGCGTAAAAGCCGCCTTCTTTTGCTTCAGGGGCGCCCCATTGGCGAGCCGGTCGTTCAACATGGCCCGTTTGTCATGAATACCCGAGAGGAAATCGTCCAAGCCTTTGAGGACTACCGAGCAACTCAGTTTGGCGGATGGCCTTGGAGCGGTTCTGACCCGACCCATGGCCGCGGCTCAAAACGATTCGCCAAACATCCAGATAACTCACGCGAGGAACCCATATAG
- a CDS encoding YebC/PmpR family DNA-binding transcriptional regulator — MGRTFENRKHAIMKRGARDNKAFTRCGRQISMAVKSGGGESDSNPALRRAIQNARAANMPKDKIQNAIDKALKIGDTSGFEQMLYEGYGPHGVPMIVDTATDNPTRTVANVRSAFKKENGNLGNAGSVSFLFDQYGVFRLKPDGVDRDELELELIDFGLEELDDGTNDDGDPLILLRCAREGFGTLQDELEARKIEVDSSGFEWIPKTMAELSDEEVDAVLKLIDRLEEDDDVQEVFHNLA, encoded by the coding sequence ATGGGTAGGACTTTCGAGAACCGTAAACATGCGATCATGAAGCGCGGTGCAAGAGACAACAAAGCATTCACGCGTTGCGGCCGGCAAATCAGCATGGCTGTTAAATCTGGAGGCGGCGAGTCCGATAGCAATCCAGCGCTACGACGTGCCATTCAAAACGCACGCGCAGCCAATATGCCCAAAGATAAAATCCAAAATGCCATCGATAAGGCACTGAAGATTGGTGACACGTCTGGCTTTGAGCAGATGCTTTATGAAGGCTATGGTCCTCATGGTGTTCCGATGATTGTGGATACGGCCACCGATAACCCAACTCGAACGGTTGCCAATGTTCGGTCTGCTTTCAAAAAAGAGAATGGCAACTTAGGCAACGCTGGAAGTGTTTCGTTTCTCTTCGACCAATACGGGGTGTTTCGACTCAAGCCTGACGGAGTTGACCGCGACGAACTTGAACTTGAACTCATCGATTTTGGGCTCGAGGAATTAGATGATGGTACCAACGATGACGGTGACCCATTGATTCTTTTGCGTTGTGCGCGAGAGGGTTTTGGGACGCTTCAGGATGAACTCGAAGCGCGTAAGATTGAAGTCGATTCTTCGGGATTTGAATGGATACCGAAGACCATGGCTGAGCTGTCTGATGAAGAGGTGGATGCGGTTCTCAAATTGATAGATCGCTTAGAGGAAGATGACGACGTTCAGGAAGTCTTTCATAACCTGGCTTAA